TCCTTCTCACCGCGCCTCCTCCGTTGCCGTGTCCCTGGACCTAGGTAAGATCCCTCTTCTCGTCTTTCTTATgtgttatttgtttgtttttccgaTCTATTCTCTGCAATCTCGAGATCCTCTTTCTGGCTTCCGCCGCTATGTTTTTAGGGTTTCATCGGTGAGGAGCCCGTGCGCTACTTGATCGTATCAGTTTTCACTCGGGCATATGATCTTCTCGCTCGATCTGTTGATTGTAGCGAGATGATAGGTGTTTTAGGTTCTAGGGCTGCCTCAGATCTGGGTTCTTTTTTTATTCTTGAATTAGGAATTTTGTTCTAGGTTTAGATTCAATCTGCCTGTTTTTCCTATTATGTTTTTACTCTGTGTTGAGTTTGTGTACTTCCGGGAATGCGTAATTAAGATATGGTCATAGGAGATACTAGCATCGGTGTCTTGATTGATTCTTCTTGCTTTATATTGTATTCTCCTATTCCATTGATACTGGATGAAGACCTCTTTTTGGTAACTTACTTTAGTATTGTAGGTTACAAGTGTTGATTAGAATACAACTGTTCTTATGCAAAGACCCTGATATCTTAGAATGTATGCTTTGATATGTTACTGCAAAGGTACTCTATATGTGACTCTAGGAAGTTATCATAACTAACTGTCAAATCTCAGATATCAGCATTAAAAGTTAGCTAGTTGGCTATTGCAATATATAATGGCCCCTTGTTGCTCAGAAATTCTCTGATCTATAAGAGTATTGGATGCAATTCTGCTCTATATTTGACTCTGGAAGttctttcaaattttcatttgcaGATACATGAAAGCTCTTTCCTTTAAATACACTtgcagattttctagattttgTTACATTTACATGCCTTTTCTTCAGCCATTTAGTTTGCACTTGATAGTGTTAAAAGTCTACAGGCTCTAAGCATTGTTTTGCATCTGTGTGGCAGAGATTCCTGTTGATCTGTTCCAAGAAGTGAATTGGCTGTTTGTTCAAGTGTGCCTTCTCACATCCGCATAAGGTAAAAATTTGACCCTATGTTTCTTAGTGtaattttctttctaatgaaTCTTTTAGTATTCATTATTCAATACTCTCAAACACATACATATCTATCTGATTCTTTGCTATTTTTCCAAAAGTTAGCTTATAGATGAAGAAAAATTTACAGAATTTACTGTTTCCAATGCTGGGCATTTACTCCAGGAGTCTGTTATTTTGCCAACTATAATCTTAGGGCAGTTGTCAAAAAGTCATTATGGTGGCTATAGATAAAAATTGATGTAGTATCTGCCTGAAATTGCAATATTAGCAATATGATTGTCTAGAAATGTTTTCTCACTTATACATGATGTATAACATAGATGGTAGGAAAATTGAGCACTATACGGTAGTTACATTTTAGAAATACTAAGATTATGCTTTATGATGCACCGAATCCCTAGTGTTTTGACTCGTGAAATACTAGAAGAGTTAACATGATTTTTCTCTTTTGTGAGATGCACTTCCTTGCATCATTTCACATATATGCAGGTGTCAAGTTGTTCTGGTATACTATCAAATGGACTGCAAGAAGTTCTTGCAATTCgttgaagagaagaagaagagaattctGGATAAGAAAGAGGCCCCCTTGAAATGGGAGCAGAAACTTGAAGCTGCTGCTAAGGCGAAGGCTGATGCAGAAGCAAGAGAGTCGAAATTAAAGGCTTCAACAAAGCACAAAAGAAGATCCTACTCTGAATCAGACAGTGACAATGATTCTGACAGCAGTTATTCTGATAGGAAGCGTAGAAAAAGGAGAGTTCAAAAGAAACACAGGAAACATGGCGGCAAGCCTGACTCAGAAGATGTTGGTAGAAGGAAACACAGATCCAACAAAAGGAGCTCGAGCTCCAGTGATGAAGATAGCAGTGAGGATGATTCACACAGGAAGAGGCGCACTCACAGGAAGAAGCATAGTAGATCGCCCACAGTGGACTCCAACAGCTCAAGCAGTGAAGGTGATGAAAAGAGATCTAACAGGAAAAGTCATTCTAAGCGCCACAAACACCATCATCTGTCAGGTGATGAGGATTCTAGTTCAGACGCTGAAATAAGGAAACAAAGCTCCAGCCACAGGCGACAGCACAGGCCAAGCTCAGAAGTATTGTCTAATTATGATGCTAACAAACACAATAATTCTTCCCTGAACAAATTGTCAGATGGAGAGCCTGAGACCGGGAAGCCATGGGATACCAAGAAGTCTCAGCATAAGCATGGGCACCACCATCACCACCATCATAAACACAACAAACATGGTCATGATCATAATCATGATCCAGTGGAGGCATATATGGTTACTGGGACAAAGGAGCTTGCAAGTTAGATTGTTAAGCATTGATGAAACATCCTGCTGAACTTGACTGTGCATGACAGCATTTATATAAACTATTCTCATGCTAAATTACTAATTGCTTGAATTATTGGATTATTTATGGCCTTCGATTGTTTAGCATATAGTGAATGATTCCCTCTCATTTGTGTTTTTTCTGCCCCCTTTTAGATGAACACCACACCCCTGACGCTGATTACAGTGGCAATGCACACTGAAACCCTTAATGCAAGTACGCGATCCCTATTGCTGATTACAGTGGCGATGCACACTGAACCACTAATGCAACTATTTGATACTAACTGCTGATTACAACGCCTCCTTTTCAAACTTCTAATTACGTTAGGGCACCATAGTGAAGATCAAAGGAAGTTTGGAGCATAAAGGTATTTTAACCGATCAAGATGCCATAGAAACGCCAAAAGTCACTCAAAAAGAAGTGGATTGGCGGTTGAATGTAGCAAGATCAGTAGGGTCACTCGATCTAAGCAGGCCAACATGACAGGACAGATGTTAAAGGGGCGGACTGAGGACCGTGCCAAGCAAACTGAATGCACATATTTGTAAAATTCAagaacaaataaaacatgattcGTGCAGTTTAGGAAAGAAAAGCCAGTGCTTATCGATCATAACACAGTATGTAAACCCTAAACAGAATGTAATTCCTATGTaatatcacatcaaaaatattttttttcaaaaaaaaaaactaggtaGATTCCATTAAGCAAGTCACAAGATTGGGGAAAACCCATTCCTTTTGCTGTTTTACATGAGATTGGTCCGAAAACCATGATATGTAGCTAATGAAAAACATTAACCAACCAAACCTTGCATCCGAGTAATATGAAGCTAAACTATGCAGAAACATAGGTTTTGCCAGTGACAGATAACTGCTACAATGAAAAATATATCCCGAGGGGCCATCCATCGACAAAATGTTTTTGCAGAATTTTAGCTTGAGGTTGCATCTGCTTATTCTCCGTGTGGCAGTCGCACGTCGAAGGAAACACTGACTGGGAACATATTCTAGGCATAGCCCTACGATGATCAATTCGATTCTGATTAAAGCTGAATCGAATTTTCTTGCATACACATTAAAACTAGTGTGTGTACCTTCTCTAGGAAGCACGATGTGAGTAACCATAACCACGGCCTCTATTGTATCCATAGCCACCTCCGTAGTAGGATCCTCGACGTCCTCCGCCACGGAAGCCACGTCCGCCACTGCGACCTGGCCGTAGTCTTGTAAAATCCCCAAAAGTCTGCATGTGCAGTGTGGAAATAAATGCATAAACATCAAATACGGCGGCAACAACATCTCTGAAGAGACTCCATGTAtacctctgtgtctattttcaaCTGCTCCGAAAATCTTGTTCTCCCACCCCGAGTTCCACGATCAAGAGTGGTGCAAGAAAGAGTATCAAAGAAATCATCCTTTACGTACACAGGCttcgaaaagaaaagaaataggcaaCAGTTGAAAAGAAGAGGTGAGAATATATAACCAGGTAACTGCAtaaaacccaaaaaaaaatttagtgaAAATACGCACCTTAGACGTGATCTTATTTAGAGTATCATCGTCTTCTTCCAGAGTATCATAAGTTTCATCTTCCTGAAACACTCCATCATTATCCTTCAAATGGGTTTTATTTTTACCAAGGTTGCCCCAAACTTCATCTTTGTTGAACTTTTCGTTCATTGCTGTGAAGTCAAAGTCTTCAGTAAATTTTGTCACATGGCGTGGCTGCAACCACAACAAACACGAATCACTTATAAGTAGTTATAAGCATCAAATCCAGAACTTCCCAATGTATTTATGCTGTCAATTCAATATAACTCAAAAGGGAAGTATGTCAGTACAACGTTTCCTTGCCCTCTTCCACGCCCTCTATTGTAGAAATTGTGTGAGGTAGCCCCATTAGCCTGCAAATGATAATAGCTCCACTAAAGTCACCTTACAATactaaagaaaattttgaaataaaagttaTCGCATAAAGGGAATGCCCATGCTAGAGTCTGATTGCTGAAAGTCCCACGAATCAAATTGGAAAAGCATCAGCACTTGCATATAGTGTTTAATAACTTCTTTACAGAGTAACAATCTGAAAAACCCAGTCACTACAACCATCCACCATACTCAATCTGTGTAAGTAAACACCAAAATATTAGCATACCTTGTGCAAGTTAGATTTTGGCAGTGGCAATATTGGCTCCTTGGTTTCTGCAGGTGCACCGAGTGTTGGTTCAGAAAGCGATAGTTTAGCTTTCTCATCACCCACTTTAACATCAGCATCTATTTTACCTGTCTGCAATGGCTGAGATGACGGAAGCACAGTGGTGACAAGCGGCAACAGCTTATCTGGAGTCACTAAGGCTACTGCCTTTTCAACTTGACTAGAACTTGATGAAACAGTGGTAGGGGGTTCTGGCTGTGAAATGGATAAATATGGCAAGGTAGAACCATGTCCGATGATAGGGTTGGAGCTAAAAGCAGGTGTAGTTGGAGGGATAACTTTCTCAAAATTAGAAATGGATAGTGAGGCCAGAGGAAGACTAGTGCCAAAAGCTGATGCAGCGATAGTTGTTACAGGAGCCTTATTTTGCAAAAGAGTGGATGACGTTTCCATAGATAATGAGCTTGTTGATGAAAGATCCAATGTCAATGGCAAAGGACTAGATGTCAGAGCTGGGTTTGAGTTGGTTTGTGGAAACAGAGGAGGAAGCTCAGGAAAACTTTGAGCTCCAGATGGTAAAGAAGGATTTATTCCGGGATATTGAAAAGGGTGCTGCATTGAATGAGGCAGAGGCAATCCTGGTGGCGGTCTGAGCAATGTTGTCTGTTGCAACTGCGGCAGCCCACTAGACGGGGCATAATATCCTTGCCAATACATTGGTGGCATTCCAAGCCCAGAACCATTTGCGGTTGGTGGGGCGGGTGAAGAACCCCAAGTCCCTAAGCCTCCACTTGGCTGGTAAGGAGGTAAACCGCCCTGAAACGTTGGCCTAGGAAGTCCCAACTGAGCCGAATGGGAAGTAACGTCTGTTGTTGTACCTCCACTTCCAGCAGTAGGCAGACTTGTAGAGGTAGATACAGGATGAGGATAATGCGTCtgtcaatatttttaaatatatccaTTATTGAGGACTTTAAAATCAAGTATTCTAATTAAGTAAGATTATCTCCTTGCCTGAATTATAGCAGGATCATTGTTTATGGTAGTTGGCTGAGCTGGTGGAGAGGACTTAACTTGCAAGTCCTGCAGTAGTAAAAATGATTAAATCATCAAACATTCGATCATTCAAAATACAGGAGGAAGAAGTGAAATCATTCAGAATACACTAACTGCATCAGTGATCAGATAAATAGAAAAACATTATAGAGTAACCAAATGCAATTTGACAGATCAAATAATATAACAATGGAAAACATAGGCAAACCAGCATGTCCAAACTAGAATTCAAGAATAATCAACGAGCAGAGGAATTATGAAGTAAAACAGCTGCAAACGGCAAGGCAAATTGAAATTTAACAACTGACAACATTTCTAATTAGCTAAGTTAATTACTAcgtctttaaaaaataaaaataatattaagaattACAAGGTATGCAATACAAAATAAATAGCAACCTGAAACAAAAATATcaattgaaaatgatttcaatttTTTCAATGTGTGGCATGTTGACTGTGAAAGTTGACTAGGATCTTCCAGTCATGTTAGTCCAACTATTTGGTGTAACTATTTCAAGCTGGCTTGCAAGTT
This window of the Zingiber officinale cultivar Zhangliang chromosome 3B, Zo_v1.1, whole genome shotgun sequence genome carries:
- the LOC122055709 gene encoding G patch domain-containing protein 8-like, with translation MDCKKFLQFVEEKKKRILDKKEAPLKWEQKLEAAAKAKADAEARESKLKASTKHKRRSYSESDSDNDSDSSYSDRKRRKRRVQKKHRKHGGKPDSEDVGRRKHRSNKRSSSSSDEDSSEDDSHRKRRTHRKKHSRSPTVDSNSSSSEGDEKRSNRKSHSKRHKHHHLSGDEDSSSDAEIRKQSSSHRRQHRPSSEVLSNYDANKHNNSSLNKLSDGEPETGKPWDTKKSQHKHGHHHHHHHKHNKHGHDHNHDPVEAYMVTGTKELAS
- the LOC122055708 gene encoding protein decapping 5-like isoform X4, which codes for MAAETSRSGASADSYIGSLISLTSKSEIRYEGILYSINTEESSIGLRNVRSFGTEGRKKDGPQIPPSDKIYEYILFRGTDIKDLQVKSSPPAQPTTINNDPAIIQTHYPHPVSTSTSLPTAGSGGTTTDVTSHSAQLGLPRPTFQGGLPPYQPSGGLGTWGSSPAPPTANGSGLGMPPMYWQGYYAPSSGLPQLQQTTLLRPPPGLPLPHSMQHPFQYPGINPSLPSGAQSFPELPPLFPQTNSNPALTSSPLPLTLDLSSTSSLSMETSSTLLQNKAPVTTIAASAFGTSLPLASLSISNFEKVIPPTTPAFSSNPIIGHGSTLPYLSISQPEPPTTVSSSSSQVEKAVALVTPDKLLPLVTTVLPSSQPLQTETKEPILPLPKSNLHKANGATSHNFYNRGRGRGQGNPRHVTKFTEDFDFTAMNEKFNKDEVWGNLGKNKTHLKDNDGVFQEDETYDTLEEDDDTLNKITSKPVYVKDDFFDTLSCTTLDRGTRGGRTRFSEQLKIDTETFGDFTRLRPGRSGGRGFRGGGRRGSYYGGGYGYNRGRGYGYSHRAS
- the LOC122055708 gene encoding protein decapping 5-like isoform X3; translated protein: MAAETSRSGASADSYIGSLISLTSKSEIRYEGILYSINTEESSIGLRNVRSFGTEGRKKDGPQIPPSDKIYEYILFRGTDIKDLQVKSSPPAQPTTINNDPAIIQTHYPHPVSTSTSLPTAGSGGTTTDVTSHSAQLGLPRPTFQGGLPPYQPSGGLGTWGSSPAPPTANGSGLGMPPMYWQGYYAPSSGLPQLQQTTLLRPPPGLPLPHSMQHPFQYPGINPSLPSGAQSFPELPPLFPQTNSNPALTSSPLPLTLDLSSTSSLSMETSSTLLQNKAPVTTIAASAFGTSLPLASLSISNFEKVIPPTTPAFSSNPIIGHGSTLPYLSISQPEPPTTVSSSSSQVEKAVALVTPDKLLPLVTTVLPSSQPLQTETKEPILPLPKSNLHKANGATSHNFYNRGRGRGQGNVPRHVTKFTEDFDFTAMNEKFNKDEVWGNLGKNKTHLKDNDGVFQEDETYDTLEEDDDTLNKITSKPVYVKDDFFDTLSCTTLDRGTRGGRTRFSEQLKIDTETFGDFTRLRPGRSGGRGFRGGGRRGSYYGGGYGYNRGRGYGYSHRAS
- the LOC122055708 gene encoding protein decapping 5-like isoform X2; translation: MAAETSRSGASADSYIGSLISLTSKSEIRYEGILYSINTEESSIGLRNVRSFGTEGRKKDGPQIPPSDKIYEYILFRGTDIKDLQVKSSPPAQPTTINNDPAIIQTHYPHPVSTSTSLPTAGSGGTTTDVTSHSAQLGLPRPTFQGGLPPYQPSGGLGTWGSSPAPPTANGSGLGMPPMYWQGYYAPSSGLPQLQQTTLLRPPPGLPLPHSMQHPFQYPGINPSLPSGAQSFPELPPLFPQTNSNPALTSSPLPLTLDLSSTSSLSMETSSTLLQNKAPVTTIAASAFGTSLPLASLSISNFEKVIPPTTPAFSSNPIIGHGSTLPYLSISQPEPPTTVSSSSSQVEKAVALVTPDKLLPLVTTVLPSSQPLQTGKIDADVKVGDEKAKLSLSEPTLGAPAETKEPILPLPKSNLHKANGATSHNFYNRGRGRGQGNPRHVTKFTEDFDFTAMNEKFNKDEVWGNLGKNKTHLKDNDGVFQEDETYDTLEEDDDTLNKITSKPVYVKDDFFDTLSCTTLDRGTRGGRTRFSEQLKIDTETFGDFTRLRPGRSGGRGFRGGGRRGSYYGGGYGYNRGRGYGYSHRAS
- the LOC122055708 gene encoding protein decapping 5-like isoform X1, with translation MAAETSRSGASADSYIGSLISLTSKSEIRYEGILYSINTEESSIGLRNVRSFGTEGRKKDGPQIPPSDKIYEYILFRGTDIKDLQVKSSPPAQPTTINNDPAIIQTHYPHPVSTSTSLPTAGSGGTTTDVTSHSAQLGLPRPTFQGGLPPYQPSGGLGTWGSSPAPPTANGSGLGMPPMYWQGYYAPSSGLPQLQQTTLLRPPPGLPLPHSMQHPFQYPGINPSLPSGAQSFPELPPLFPQTNSNPALTSSPLPLTLDLSSTSSLSMETSSTLLQNKAPVTTIAASAFGTSLPLASLSISNFEKVIPPTTPAFSSNPIIGHGSTLPYLSISQPEPPTTVSSSSSQVEKAVALVTPDKLLPLVTTVLPSSQPLQTGKIDADVKVGDEKAKLSLSEPTLGAPAETKEPILPLPKSNLHKANGATSHNFYNRGRGRGQGNVPRHVTKFTEDFDFTAMNEKFNKDEVWGNLGKNKTHLKDNDGVFQEDETYDTLEEDDDTLNKITSKPVYVKDDFFDTLSCTTLDRGTRGGRTRFSEQLKIDTETFGDFTRLRPGRSGGRGFRGGGRRGSYYGGGYGYNRGRGYGYSHRAS